One genomic window of Streptomyces sp. WP-1 includes the following:
- a CDS encoding SpoIIE family protein phosphatase: protein MADRGASALSLPEDWPAHPDPILALNHMGTFDWDLDKGLFHMDAEAHEVFDLLPDEFDGRPESLVLRVPRPEAARLDALVAQVIKEGGENFGAYFRIRCRDGTPRWTHTQGYIRRDDAGRPRRVVGIVRDATEELADSTSRSMRAAQELAFRQQTNIVQVVSAALAHARTVQDVIDVLKDTHGIRRLGAASFVMALVEAGRIRLVAEAPPGSFVPATQVNRIDEPYPMSEVVRTLSPRFVETPEEFAEEYPLLWPQITHLDIASAAYLPLIAQGRAIGAMGLLYSDRRGFSDEERGVLVALGGSIAQSLQRAMFYEQQKDLAQGLQQAMLPRTIPNVPGADIAVRYRSAALGRDIGGDWYDVIPLPGGRVGAVIGDVQGHDTHAAAVMGQLRIVLRAYAAEGHTPAAVMARASVFLHELDTDRFATCLYAEADLSTGVVQMVRAGHIDPLMRGPGGCRRVQAEGGLPLGLSAEFGDLEYPVSTLELDPGETLLLCTDGLVEQPGADLDDGMRGLAEQVCGGPEDVADLADRLIQLAEERGGEDDVALLLLRRREPETARPCGRLQQHVAPGDPEALTQARHMIRSAVRAWGAGERADEIELAADELMTNVLVHTEGAAIVTLRSLVGAGRRLRIEVEDSSSALPRRRDAGEEGVSGRGLLLVEMLADDWGVEARGSGKAVWCEFRLGEEREGESRAGEGRTREGRTREGRTREG, encoded by the coding sequence ATGGCTGATCGGGGAGCGAGTGCCCTGTCACTCCCGGAGGACTGGCCCGCCCACCCGGACCCGATCCTGGCGCTCAACCACATGGGCACCTTCGACTGGGACCTGGACAAGGGCCTGTTCCACATGGACGCCGAGGCGCACGAGGTCTTCGACCTGCTGCCCGACGAGTTCGACGGGCGCCCCGAATCCCTGGTCCTGCGGGTGCCGCGGCCCGAGGCGGCCCGGCTCGACGCCCTCGTCGCCCAGGTCATCAAGGAGGGCGGCGAGAACTTCGGCGCCTACTTCCGCATCCGCTGCCGCGACGGCACCCCGCGCTGGACCCACACCCAGGGCTACATCCGCCGCGACGACGCCGGGCGCCCCCGCCGGGTCGTCGGCATCGTGCGGGACGCCACCGAGGAACTGGCCGACAGCACCTCCCGCAGCATGCGCGCGGCGCAGGAACTTGCCTTCCGGCAGCAGACCAACATCGTCCAGGTCGTCTCCGCGGCCCTGGCGCACGCCCGCACCGTGCAGGACGTCATCGACGTGCTCAAGGACACCCACGGCATCCGCCGCCTGGGCGCGGCCAGCTTCGTGATGGCCCTGGTGGAGGCCGGGCGGATCCGGCTCGTCGCGGAGGCGCCGCCCGGCAGCTTCGTGCCCGCCACCCAGGTGAACCGGATCGACGAGCCGTACCCCATGAGCGAGGTCGTGCGCACGCTGAGCCCCCGGTTCGTCGAGACGCCGGAGGAGTTCGCCGAGGAGTACCCGCTGCTGTGGCCGCAGATCACCCATCTGGACATCGCCTCGGCCGCCTATCTGCCGCTGATCGCCCAAGGGCGTGCGATCGGCGCGATGGGCCTGCTCTACAGCGACCGGCGCGGCTTCTCCGACGAGGAGCGCGGCGTCCTCGTCGCGCTCGGCGGCAGCATCGCGCAGAGCCTTCAGCGGGCCATGTTCTACGAGCAGCAGAAGGACCTCGCCCAGGGCCTCCAGCAGGCCATGCTGCCGCGCACCATCCCGAACGTGCCGGGCGCCGACATCGCCGTACGCTACCGTTCGGCCGCGCTCGGCCGGGACATCGGCGGCGACTGGTACGACGTGATCCCGCTGCCCGGCGGCCGGGTCGGCGCGGTCATCGGCGACGTCCAGGGCCATGACACCCACGCGGCGGCCGTGATGGGCCAGCTGCGGATCGTGCTGCGCGCCTACGCCGCCGAGGGGCACACCCCGGCCGCCGTGATGGCCCGCGCCTCGGTCTTCCTGCACGAACTCGACACCGACCGCTTCGCCACCTGTCTGTACGCCGAGGCCGACCTGTCCACCGGGGTGGTGCAGATGGTGCGCGCCGGGCACATCGACCCGCTGATGCGCGGGCCCGGCGGCTGCCGGCGCGTCCAGGCGGAGGGCGGGCTGCCGCTCGGGCTCTCGGCGGAGTTCGGCGATCTGGAGTATCCCGTCTCCACCCTCGAACTCGACCCGGGCGAGACCCTGTTGCTGTGCACCGACGGCCTGGTCGAACAGCCCGGCGCCGACCTGGACGACGGCATGCGGGGTCTGGCGGAGCAGGTGTGCGGCGGACCCGAGGACGTGGCCGACCTCGCCGACCGGCTGATCCAGCTGGCCGAGGAGCGCGGCGGCGAGGACGACGTGGCCCTGCTTCTGCTGCGCCGCCGGGAACCGGAGACCGCGCGGCCCTGCGGCCGGCTCCAGCAGCATGTGGCGCCCGGCGATCCGGAGGCCCTCACCCAGGCCCGGCACATGATCAGATCGGCGGTGCGGGCCTGGGGCGCGGGTGAGCGCGCCGACGAGATCGAGCTGGCCGCGGACGAGCTGATGACCAATGTCCTGGTGCACACCGAGGGCGCGGCGATCGTCACCCTGCGGTCCCTCGTCGGCGCCGGGCGCCGGCTGCGGATCGAGGTGGAGGACTCCTCCAGCGCCCTGCCCCGGCGCCGGGACGCGGGCGAGGAGGGGGTGTCCGGGCGGGGACTGCTGCTGGTGGAGATGCTGGCCGACGACTGGGGCGTGGAGGCGCGGGGCAGCGGCAAGGCGGTGTGGTGCGAGTTCCGGCTGGGCGAGGAGCGAGAGGGGGAGAGCCGAGCGGGGGAGGGCCGAACGAGGGAGGGCCGAACGAGGGAGGGCCGAACGAGGGAGGGCTGA